In Methylobacterium aquaticum, the following are encoded in one genomic region:
- a CDS encoding response regulator, whose amino-acid sequence MSEAPPILIVDDQVKLVRLITELMNRLGFPEVEGVTDGPQALEALRSKRYGLVISDLDMEPMDGIQLLREIRSDDMLMNMPFILTETSFSFEDINVAHLAGADAFILKPFDLSLLKTKLKQVLNGRPRKRETPVSPISSLNVDFPMLGKL is encoded by the coding sequence ATGAGCGAAGCACCCCCGATCCTGATCGTCGACGACCAGGTCAAACTCGTCCGCCTGATTACCGAGCTGATGAACCGCCTCGGCTTCCCGGAGGTCGAAGGCGTGACCGACGGGCCGCAGGCACTCGAGGCGCTGCGCAGCAAGCGCTACGGCCTGGTGATCTCCGATCTCGACATGGAGCCGATGGACGGGATCCAGCTCCTGCGCGAGATCCGCTCCGACGACATGCTGATGAACATGCCGTTCATCCTCACCGAGACGTCGTTCAGCTTCGAGGACATCAACGTCGCGCACCTCGCCGGCGCCGACGCCTTCATCCTGAAGCCCTTCGACCTGTCGCTGCTGAAGACGAAGCTGAAGCAGGTGCTCAACGGCCGGCCACGCAAGCGCGAGACGCCGGTCAGCCCGATCTCGAGCCTCAACGTCGACTTCCCGATGCTCGGCAAGCTCTGA